ATCTCTTTTTTTACAGAGCTGTTCATTTTAAGCGTTCATATTTTCGTCGATCTGGTTTTCCTTTCATTACTATTGCACTTTTCCGGTGGGGTGGAAAACCCGATCTATTTATTTTACCTGTTTCATGTGGTATTGAGCAGCATTGTATTTCCCCGGAACTATCCTTACCTGTTTTCAACGCTGGTCGTTATCCTCTTTGCCCTGCTCCTGTTTGCGGAATACAGCGGGATATTGCCCCATTACTCAATTTTTGGCGCGCATCTACATCTCAATCTTTCTGCCATTGGGCTTACGTTATTTGTTTTTGCCATTACCGTTTATGTTACCACTTATATTTGTCTTGGTTTTATGAAAATATTTCGAGAGAGCAAGCAGGTCATCGATAAGCAGAACCTGGAACTGCAGAAAGCGAACCAGCAAAGGATGCAATTTTTCCGCTATGCCTCTCATGAGCTCAAATCGCCAATTGTGGCCATTAAAACCACCATCGACTCGGTTCTGGCCAATTTTGGCAAAGAGATCAATCCGGCCGGGGTTGACCTTTTACAACGAGCTTCCAATCGCGCAGAACAGATGTTGTCTATTATCAAAGACCTGCTGGAGCTCTCCAAAGCGCAGCAGAGAACGCTTAATAAAACCACAGAAGTAATAAATGTAAATCGCGTGCTCGATGAAGTCATTGCTCAAGAAGGCGTGTTAGCTGCCGAAAAGAGAATTAATCTGATTCTGGATGTAAATTTTGATTCTTTGACCGTTCACATGCACAAAGACGACCTGGAAAAGATTTTAAGGAATCTGG
This sequence is a window from Caldithrix abyssi DSM 13497. Protein-coding genes within it:
- a CDS encoding sensor histidine kinase — its product is MLLKNIIKAKGELFPFLDINILQDRLGWSIKLRWLAIAGYFMATLVAKYLMEFKIPYHLIWLTLCILLIINIFYFLVQKFLKNISFFTELFILSVHIFVDLVFLSLLLHFSGGVENPIYLFYLFHVVLSSIVFPRNYPYLFSTLVVILFALLLFAEYSGILPHYSIFGAHLHLNLSAIGLTLFVFAITVYVTTYICLGFMKIFRESKQVIDKQNLELQKANQQRMQFFRYASHELKSPIVAIKTTIDSVLANFGKEINPAGVDLLQRASNRAEQMLSIIKDLLELSKAQQRTLNKTTEVINVNRVLDEVIAQEGVLAAEKRINLILDVNFDSLTVHMHKDDLEKILRNLVNNAIRYTSEEGSVTVKAIKDKNQLIFQISDTGIGIEEKDIDHIFNEFYRAENAKNMVGMGTGLGLSLVKQIVESYGGKIEVKSKLNEGSTFTVYLPLRTH